A region from the Engraulis encrasicolus isolate BLACKSEA-1 chromosome 18, IST_EnEncr_1.0, whole genome shotgun sequence genome encodes:
- the slc35b2 gene encoding adenosine 3'-phospho 5'-phosphosulfate transporter 1 — translation MPPFSWRLLLLLASVPLALAESDGSSVLEGWQDMWLFKFLLNVLGYATILIPGYFLISYFKRINYLETGRGLCFPVIKACVFGHESKTGLLDDESIASRSDSESSSTSSRQAFKLVFCAAGLQVSYLTWGVLQERVMTRAYGAVPGPEGDVNGSAGERFKDSQFLVFMNRILALTVAGLCCVLVKQPRHGAPMYKYSFASLSNILSSWCQYEALKYISFPTQVLAKASKVIPVMLMGKLVSHKTYEYWEYLTAALISVGVSMFLLSSSSSKHPSTVTTFSGVVILGGYIMFDSFTSNWQDNLYKYKMSSVQMMFGVNLFSCLFTVGSLLEQGALFDSLAFMLRHSEFALHAMLLSVCSACGQLFIFYTIGQFGAAVFTIIMTLRQAMAILLSCFLYGHAVSPVGALGVGVVFLALFLRIYARGRKKSGGGKRQAPPPLQKV, via the exons ATGCCACCTTTTTCATGGAG gctgctgctcctgctggctTCTGTGCCTCTGGCTCTGGCTGAGTCGGATGGCTCCTCGGTCCTGGAGGGATGGCAGGACATGTGGCTCTTCAAGTTCCTGCTCAACGTCCTGGGCTATGCCACCATCCTCATCCCCGGATACTTCCTCATCAGCTACTTCAAAAGGATCAACTACctggagacag GTCGTGGGCTATGCTTCCCTGTCATAAAGGCCTGTGTTTTTGGTCATGAGAGCAAGACAGGACTGCTGGATGACGAGTCCATCGCCTCGCGCAGCGACTCGgagtcctcctccacttcctccagacAGGCCTTCAAGCTGGTCTTCTGTGCGGCCGGACTGCAG GTCTCCTACCTGACATGGGGCGTGCTGCAGGAGCGCGTGATGACTCGTGCGTACGGCGCGGTGCCGGGCCCGGAGGGGGATGTCAACGGCAGCGCTGGTGAGCGCTTCAAGGACTCCCAGTTCCTGGTCTTCATGAACCGCATCCTGGCCCTGACGGTGGCCGGCCTGTGCTGCGTGCTGGTCAAGCAGCCTCGGCACGGCGCGCCCATGTACAAGTACTCCTTCGCCTCGCTCTCCAACATCCTCAGCAGCTGGTGCCAGTACGAGGCCCTCAAGTACATCAGCTTCCCCACACAG GTGTTGGCCAAGGCGTCCAAGGTGATCCCGGTCATGCTGATGGGCAAGCTGGTGTCCCATAAGACCTACGAGTACTGGGAGTACCTCACGGCGGCGCTCATCTCGGTGGGCGTCAGCATGTTCCTGCTGTCCAGCTCCAGCAGCAAGCACCCCTCCACCGTCACCACCTTCTCCGGCGTCGTCATCCTGGGCGGCTACATCATGTTCGACAGCTTCACCTCCAACTGGCAGGACAACCTCTACAA GTATAAGATGTCATCGGTGCAGATGATGTTTGGCGTGAACCTGTTCTCCTGCCTGTTCACGGTGGGCTCCCTGCTGGAGCAAGGGGCGCTGTTCGACTCGCTGGCCTTCATGCTGCGCCACTCGGAGTTTGCGCTGCATGCCATGCTGCTGTCTGTGTGCTCGGCGTGCGGCCAGCTCTTCATCTTCTACACCATCGGGCAGTTTGGCGCCGCTGTCTTCACCATCATCATGACGCTGCGGCAGGCCATGGCCATCCTGCTCTCCTGCTTCCTGTACGGCCACGCCGTCTCGCCCGTGGGTGCCCTGGGCGTGGGCGTGGTCTTCCTGGCGCTCTTCCTGCGCATCTACGCCCGCGGACGCAAGAAGAGCGGCGGCGGGAAGAGGCAAGCGCCGCCACCCCTGCAGAAGGTGTGA